From Coriobacteriaceae bacterium, a single genomic window includes:
- the infA gene encoding translation initiation factor IF-1, with translation MKKEDAIELEGTVKEPLPNAMFKVELENGHSVLCNISGKIRMNYIRILPGDRVVVELSPYDLTRGRITYRYK, from the coding sequence GTGAAGAAGGAAGACGCAATTGAGCTCGAGGGTACGGTAAAGGAGCCGCTGCCCAACGCCATGTTTAAGGTCGAGCTCGAGAACGGTCATTCGGTTCTGTGCAACATTTCCGGTAAGATCCGAATGAATTACATCCGTATTCTCCCCGGTGACAGGGTTGTCGTGGAGCTTTCCCCGTACGACCTGACCCGCGGCCGCATCACCTATCGCTACAAATAG
- the map gene encoding type I methionyl aminopeptidase gives MIKIKSATQIEQMKKAGALSKMALRHVGAMVRPGVSTFELDQLAEQIIRMHGGTPAFKGYGGFPGTICASINDAVVHGIPNPDMILRDGDIISIDTGAVVDGWVGDNAWTFFVGTPTPEAKALCEVTRDCLKAAIEQAVPGNHIGDVGYAVQSLAESHGYGVLRDYVGHGIGRVMHEDPNVPNYGKKGRGVRLQAGMVIAIEPMVTMGSNHVSTGSDGWIVTTNDHLPAAHYENTVAITNDGPVILTTDAQGAWCSLQGGEM, from the coding sequence ATGATCAAGATTAAGTCTGCAACGCAAATCGAGCAGATGAAGAAGGCAGGAGCGCTATCTAAGATGGCGCTCCGCCACGTTGGAGCCATGGTGCGTCCCGGCGTTTCGACTTTTGAGCTCGATCAGCTCGCGGAGCAGATTATCCGCATGCATGGCGGCACCCCGGCCTTTAAGGGTTACGGCGGGTTCCCGGGGACCATTTGCGCATCGATCAACGATGCCGTGGTCCACGGTATTCCCAACCCCGACATGATCCTGCGCGATGGCGATATCATCTCCATCGATACGGGAGCCGTTGTCGACGGTTGGGTCGGCGATAACGCATGGACGTTTTTCGTCGGCACCCCCACGCCCGAAGCCAAGGCTTTGTGCGAGGTCACGCGCGATTGCCTTAAGGCTGCCATCGAGCAGGCTGTTCCCGGTAACCATATCGGGGACGTCGGTTATGCCGTTCAGTCCCTCGCCGAGTCTCACGGTTACGGCGTGCTTCGTGATTATGTGGGTCATGGCATTGGCCGCGTGATGCACGAGGACCCCAACGTTCCTAACTATGGAAAGAAGGGGAGGGGCGTTCGCCTCCAGGCCGGCATGGTCATTGCCATCGAGCCGATGGTTACGATGGGTTCCAACCATGTGAGCACGGGCTCCGACGGTTGGATTGTTACGACCAACGACCACCTGCCCGCCGCGCACTACGAGAACACCGTCGCCATTACCAATGACGGTCCGGTGATTCTCACCACGGATGCCCAAGGTGCTTGGTGTTCGCTCCAAGGCGGAGAAATGTAA
- a CDS encoding adenylate kinase: MNLVLLGAPGAGKGTVAQELVAEFGVAHISTGDLLRAAVKGGTELGIQAKKYMDAGELVPDQLVIDLVKERLAADDAQQGFILDGFPRNTAQAVTLDSELSAMGREIDCALLVDVAPEVIIDRLSSRRTCRACGYTGTAADATCPKCGGEMYQRDDDKPETIKNRLDVYEKSTSPLVDYYRGQGLLKSVNGDQARETVYGDVKEALGL; the protein is encoded by the coding sequence ATGAACCTCGTATTGCTCGGAGCTCCGGGTGCCGGTAAGGGCACCGTCGCACAGGAGCTCGTCGCCGAGTTCGGCGTCGCTCACATTTCCACGGGCGACCTGCTGCGTGCTGCCGTCAAGGGTGGCACCGAGCTTGGTATTCAGGCTAAGAAGTACATGGACGCTGGCGAGCTCGTTCCCGACCAGCTCGTGATCGACCTTGTCAAGGAGCGCCTTGCTGCCGATGACGCCCAGCAGGGCTTCATCCTCGACGGCTTCCCGCGCAACACCGCCCAGGCTGTGACGCTCGATTCCGAGCTCTCCGCTATGGGTCGCGAGATCGACTGCGCCCTTCTGGTCGACGTGGCCCCCGAGGTCATCATCGACCGTCTGTCTTCGCGTCGCACCTGCCGCGCCTGCGGTTACACCGGCACCGCTGCCGATGCCACCTGCCCCAAGTGCGGCGGCGAGATGTATCAGCGCGACGACGACAAGCCCGAGACCATCAAGAACCGTCTCGACGTCTACGAGAAGTCCACGAGCCCGCTCGTCGACTACTATCGTGGCCAGGGTCTGCTCAAGTCGGTCAACGGTGACCAGGCTCGCGAGACCGTGTACGGGGATGTCAAAGAGGCTCTCGGTCTATGA
- the secY gene encoding preprotein translocase subunit SecY, with translation MLNGLKNAFRIKELREKILFTIAMLVVYRIGAHVPVPGIPFQGMLGLFSTDNNSVAAGAMALLNLFSGGALSYVSVFSLGIMPYITSSIILQMLQAVVPSLHELAREGEVGQTKITQYSRYLTLALAILNSVGYLFLFKSFGISFNGAGAPEIIFDLMIVGTLTAGAMLIMWIGELITQRGIGNGMSLIIFANIMAGLPQAIFSSTEGNAGGIITMVIICAIILLVIPLIVFLERGQRRIPVSYAKRVVGRRMMGGQTTYLPIKVNTAGVVPIIFASALLYFPAQIAVFFPGIGWIQAVASALSTGWLNWVLNVVLIVFFAYFYTSMVFNPDDTADNLKKQGGFIPGVRPGRATAAYIKNALNKITLPSAVFLALIAIVPSIIFSFTGNHLIQAFGGTSILIMVGVVLDTVDKLEGQIKMYDYDGFFK, from the coding sequence GTGCTAAATGGTCTTAAGAATGCTTTCCGCATCAAAGAATTGCGCGAAAAGATTCTTTTTACCATAGCTATGCTCGTCGTGTACCGCATTGGTGCGCACGTTCCTGTGCCCGGCATTCCCTTCCAGGGGATGCTGGGCCTTTTCTCGACCGATAACAATTCGGTCGCCGCAGGTGCTATGGCCCTCCTGAATCTTTTCTCTGGCGGCGCGTTGAGCTATGTTTCGGTGTTTTCGCTGGGCATCATGCCTTACATCACCAGCTCGATCATCCTCCAGATGCTCCAGGCCGTTGTGCCTTCCCTGCATGAGCTTGCCCGCGAGGGCGAGGTCGGTCAGACCAAGATTACGCAGTATTCGCGTTACCTCACCCTGGCTCTGGCAATCCTCAACTCCGTGGGTTACCTCTTCCTCTTTAAGAGCTTCGGCATCAGCTTTAACGGCGCCGGCGCTCCCGAGATCATCTTCGACCTCATGATCGTCGGCACGCTCACCGCGGGCGCCATGCTGATCATGTGGATTGGTGAGCTCATCACCCAGCGCGGTATCGGCAATGGCATGTCGCTGATCATCTTTGCGAACATCATGGCCGGTCTGCCGCAGGCGATCTTTTCCAGCACCGAGGGCAATGCCGGTGGCATCATCACCATGGTGATCATCTGCGCCATCATCCTGCTGGTTATCCCGCTGATTGTTTTCCTTGAGCGCGGTCAGCGCCGCATTCCGGTCTCCTACGCTAAGCGCGTCGTGGGCCGTCGCATGATGGGCGGCCAGACCACCTACCTGCCCATCAAGGTTAACACCGCGGGTGTCGTGCCGATCATCTTCGCTTCGGCGCTGCTGTACTTCCCGGCTCAGATTGCCGTGTTCTTCCCCGGCATCGGCTGGATTCAGGCAGTTGCCTCTGCGCTTTCGACCGGTTGGCTCAACTGGGTGCTTAATGTTGTCCTCATCGTGTTCTTCGCGTACTTCTACACCTCCATGGTGTTCAACCCCGATGACACCGCCGACAACCTTAAGAAGCAGGGCGGCTTTATTCCGGGCGTTCGTCCGGGTAGGGCTACCGCGGCCTACATCAAGAACGCGCTCAACAAGATCACGCTTCCCAGCGCTGTCTTTTTGGCGCTCATCGCCATCGTGCCTTCGATCATCTTCTCCTTCACGGGTAACCATCTGATTCAGGCATTTGGTGGCACGTCCATCCTCATCATGGTCGGCGTCGTGCTCGACACGGTCGATAAGCTCGAAGGCCAGATCAAGATGTATGATTACGATGGATTCTTTAAATAG
- the rplO gene encoding 50S ribosomal protein L15: MQLHDLTPAPGSTKNRKRVGRGNSSGHGTTSGRGQKGQGSRSGGTKGAGFEGGQTPLAMRLPKLPGFRNPRRIEYTAVNVERLERKFEDGAVIDGAALKAARITKSEFEPVKVLGNGELTKKFTVKVDKVSASAQAKIEAAGGKVELPC, from the coding sequence ATGCAGCTTCACGATCTTACTCCCGCGCCCGGTTCCACCAAGAATCGCAAGCGCGTCGGCCGTGGCAATTCTTCGGGTCACGGCACCACTTCTGGTCGCGGCCAGAAGGGCCAGGGCTCTCGCTCTGGCGGCACCAAGGGTGCCGGCTTCGAGGGTGGCCAGACTCCGCTGGCTATGCGCCTGCCCAAGCTTCCGGGCTTCCGCAACCCCCGTCGTATCGAGTACACCGCTGTTAACGTTGAGCGTCTCGAGCGTAAGTTCGAGGATGGTGCTGTGATCGACGGTGCCGCTCTTAAGGCCGCTCGCATCACCAAGAGCGAGTTCGAGCCCGTCAAGGTGCTCGGCAATGGTGAGCTCACCAAGAAGTTCACGGTCAAGGTCGACAAGGTCAGCGCTTCTGCGCAGGCCAAGATCGAGGCCGCCGGCGGAAAGGTCGAGCTGCCGTGCTAA
- the rpmD gene encoding 50S ribosomal protein L30, producing the protein MADTIKIKQVRSTNGCKQDQVRTVRALGLHRIREVREIADNESVRGMIFKVKHLVEIVEE; encoded by the coding sequence ATGGCTGACACCATCAAGATCAAGCAGGTCCGCAGCACCAACGGTTGCAAGCAGGACCAGGTCCGTACTGTCCGTGCCCTCGGTCTCCACAGGATCCGCGAGGTTCGCGAGATTGCTGACAACGAGTCCGTCCGCGGCATGATCTTCAAGGTCAAGCACCTTGTCGAGATTGTAGAGGAGTAG
- the rpsE gene encoding 30S ribosomal protein S5, with protein MARNQKQQREASEFEERVVYINRVSKTVKGGRRMSLVALVVVGDGKGNVGVGMGKSAEVPLAISKASLDAKKNMFHVPVTEQGTIPHEVLGHFGAGRIIIKPAVEGTGVIAGGAVRPLFELAGIKNVLSKSLGTDNGLNIIKAAVEGLKELSSPEDVAARRGLTVSEMFVGKEN; from the coding sequence ATGGCTCGTAATCAGAAGCAGCAGCGCGAGGCCTCCGAGTTCGAGGAGCGCGTCGTTTACATCAACCGCGTGTCGAAGACCGTCAAGGGTGGTCGTCGCATGAGCCTCGTCGCTCTCGTCGTCGTTGGCGACGGCAAGGGCAACGTCGGCGTTGGCATGGGCAAGTCCGCCGAGGTGCCCCTGGCCATCTCCAAGGCGTCTCTCGATGCCAAGAAGAACATGTTCCACGTGCCGGTGACCGAGCAGGGCACCATCCCGCACGAGGTTCTCGGTCACTTTGGTGCCGGCCGCATCATCATCAAGCCCGCTGTCGAGGGTACCGGCGTTATCGCCGGCGGCGCTGTGCGTCCCCTCTTCGAGCTTGCTGGCATCAAGAACGTCCTGTCCAAGTCCCTCGGTACCGACAACGGCCTCAACATCATCAAGGCTGCCGTCGAGGGCCTCAAGGAGCTCTCCAGCCCTGAGGACGTCGCGGCTCGCCGTGGCCTGACGGTCTCCGAGATGTTCGTCGGTAAGGAGAACTAA
- the rplR gene encoding 50S ribosomal protein L18 — MNKHKAKLEGLKRRQRRVRGKVSGTAERPRLRVTRTNANIYAQIIDDSKGSSLTLVSASTLEAEFKGTHTSNKEAAEKVGQLVGKRAIEAGITKVAFDRGGRIYHGRVKALADGARAAGLEF; from the coding sequence ATGAACAAGCATAAGGCGAAGCTGGAAGGCCTCAAGCGTCGTCAGCGTCGTGTGCGCGGCAAGGTCTCGGGTACCGCCGAGCGTCCGCGTCTTCGCGTGACCCGTACTAACGCCAACATCTATGCCCAGATCATCGACGACAGCAAGGGCTCCAGCCTGACGCTCGTCTCCGCCTCGACCCTCGAGGCCGAGTTCAAGGGCACCCACACCTCGAACAAGGAGGCTGCGGAGAAGGTCGGTCAGCTCGTTGGCAAGCGCGCCATCGAGGCCGGCATCACCAAGGTCGCCTTCGATCGCGGTGGCCGTATCTACCATGGCCGCGTCAAGGCCCTCGCCGACGGTGCTCGTGCCGCCGGTCTCGAGTTCTAG
- the rplF gene encoding 50S ribosomal protein L6: MSRIGNKPVQIPAGVEVAVNGNNVVVKGPKGQLELDVYEKLAINVEDNVLTVSRPDDERETRARHGLTRALIHNMVVGVSEGFEKKLELAGVGYRVQQKGKNLEFSLGFSHPVIVEAPEGITFEVPDNTHVNVKGINKQQVGQIAAEIRGHRPPEPYKGKGIHYVGEHIRRKLGKAAK, translated from the coding sequence GTGTCTCGTATCGGTAATAAGCCTGTCCAGATTCCCGCCGGAGTCGAAGTGGCAGTCAACGGCAACAACGTTGTCGTCAAGGGCCCCAAGGGCCAGCTCGAGCTCGATGTCTATGAGAAGCTCGCTATCAACGTCGAGGACAACGTCCTCACCGTTTCCCGTCCCGACGACGAGCGTGAGACCCGTGCCCGCCACGGCCTCACCCGTGCCCTCATCCACAACATGGTTGTTGGCGTTTCCGAGGGCTTCGAGAAGAAGCTCGAGCTCGCCGGCGTCGGTTACCGCGTGCAGCAGAAGGGCAAGAACCTCGAGTTCTCCCTGGGCTTCTCGCACCCCGTGATCGTCGAGGCTCCCGAGGGCATCACCTTCGAGGTTCCCGACAACACCCACGTGAACGTCAAGGGTATCAACAAGCAGCAGGTCGGTCAGATCGCCGCTGAGATCCGCGGCCATCGTCCTCCCGAGCCTTACAAGGGCAAGGGTATCCACTACGTTGGCGAGCACATCCGCCGCAAGCTGGGTAAGGCCGCCAAGTAG
- the rpsH gene encoding 30S ribosomal protein S8, translating into MNLTDPIADMLTRIRNANSVNKATVSMPSSKKLVEIARVLHEEGYIEGYDVEDTVPQKTLHITLKYGPKKAKVINGIRRISKPGLRKYTGVADMPRVRGGLGTAIISTSHGVMTDRDARKHNVGGEIIAYVW; encoded by the coding sequence ATGAACCTTACAGACCCGATCGCAGATATGCTTACGCGCATCCGTAACGCTAACTCTGTGAACAAGGCCACGGTCTCCATGCCGAGCAGCAAGAAGCTCGTCGAGATCGCTCGTGTTCTGCACGAGGAGGGCTACATCGAGGGCTACGATGTCGAGGACACCGTTCCCCAGAAGACTCTGCACATCACGCTTAAGTATGGTCCCAAGAAGGCTAAGGTCATCAACGGCATCCGCCGCATTTCCAAGCCGGGCCTGCGTAAGTACACCGGCGTTGCCGACATGCCCCGCGTCCGTGGTGGCCTCGGTACCGCCATTATTTCCACCAGCCATGGCGTCATGACCGACCGCGATGCTCGCAAGCACAACGTCGGCGGCGAGATCATCGCTTACGTCTGGTAA
- a CDS encoding type Z 30S ribosomal protein S14, producing MAKTSMIVKCNRKQKFSTREYTRCQRCGRPHSVYRKFGLCRVCFRELALKGELPGVKKASW from the coding sequence GTGGCTAAGACATCGATGATCGTCAAGTGCAATCGCAAGCAGAAGTTCTCTACTCGTGAGTACACGCGCTGCCAGCGCTGCGGCCGTCCGCACTCTGTGTACCGCAAGTTCGGCCTGTGCCGTGTCTGCTTCCGTGAGCTTGCACTCAAGGGCGAGCTTCCCGGCGTTAAGAAGGCCAGCTGGTAA
- the rplE gene encoding 50S ribosomal protein L5, with the protein MAEEKYVPRLKTKYNNEVKQQLQDKFQYENVMMIPKFEKIVVNMGVGEAATDSKAIDGAVRDLRAITGQQPMITRARKSIATFRLRAGMPIGCKVTLRGDRMWEFFDRLTSVAIPRIRDFRGISAKSFDGRGNFSMGVTEQLIFPEIDFDSVDHQRGMDITFVTTANTDEEAKALLDAFGFPFKK; encoded by the coding sequence ATGGCAGAAGAGAAGTATGTGCCGCGTCTGAAGACCAAGTACAACAACGAGGTCAAGCAGCAGCTTCAGGACAAGTTCCAGTACGAGAACGTCATGATGATCCCTAAGTTTGAGAAGATCGTCGTGAACATGGGTGTCGGCGAGGCCGCTACCGATTCCAAGGCCATCGACGGTGCCGTGCGCGACCTGCGCGCCATCACCGGCCAGCAGCCGATGATCACCCGTGCCCGCAAGTCCATCGCTACCTTCCGCCTGCGCGCTGGTATGCCGATCGGCTGCAAGGTTACCCTGCGTGGCGACCGTATGTGGGAGTTCTTCGATCGTCTGACCTCCGTCGCGATCCCCCGTATCCGCGACTTCCGCGGCATCTCCGCCAAGAGCTTCGACGGCCGTGGTAACTTCTCCATGGGCGTCACCGAGCAGCTCATCTTCCCCGAGATCGACTTCGATTCCGTCGATCACCAGCGTGGTATGGACATCACTTTCGTGACCACCGCCAACACCGATGAGGAGGCCAAGGCCCTTCTGGACGCCTTCGGTTTCCCGTTCAAGAAATAG
- a CDS encoding XdhC family protein: MEKLDVVNAALTALRAGETCELVVVAGTAGSSPRGVGAWMTVFADGGQAGTIGGGKIELFALDEARDLLSAGQSRLVRYTMGGENSDTGMICGGAICLCYLHLDATQAPLFQEIADVLAYRRIGDFVIDFEPFIASALEGDVAECHGEESRRTIAGCPELSLVEEGSKVTYTNAASEIPAAHVETLCPEGLTYIFGCGHVGAATARVLTAAGFTVVACDDRPDTLTPEWVPGVCDRRLVDYKNLGEQCPIGPRDLVVVATAGHKSDIDVVIQAMRAKPAYLGCLGSRRKTAFVRARLEQEGFTQEQIDELHLPIGVAIEAEDPEEIAISIAAEMIHLRRTQLVPRKR, encoded by the coding sequence ATGGAAAAGCTCGATGTTGTGAATGCGGCACTTACCGCCCTGCGTGCTGGCGAGACGTGCGAGCTCGTGGTCGTGGCCGGCACGGCGGGGTCGTCGCCGCGCGGTGTGGGCGCCTGGATGACCGTCTTTGCCGATGGCGGCCAGGCGGGCACTATCGGCGGCGGCAAGATTGAGCTCTTTGCGTTGGATGAGGCGCGCGACCTCCTGAGCGCGGGGCAGTCGCGCCTGGTCCGCTACACCATGGGCGGCGAGAATTCCGACACCGGCATGATCTGCGGCGGAGCCATCTGCCTGTGCTACCTGCATTTGGATGCGACCCAGGCGCCGTTGTTCCAGGAGATTGCCGATGTCTTGGCCTATCGACGCATCGGCGACTTTGTCATCGACTTTGAGCCGTTTATCGCGAGTGCGCTCGAGGGCGATGTGGCCGAGTGCCATGGCGAGGAATCGCGCCGTACCATTGCCGGCTGCCCCGAGCTTTCGCTGGTGGAAGAGGGGAGCAAGGTCACCTACACCAATGCTGCCTCTGAGATCCCCGCGGCGCACGTCGAGACGCTCTGCCCCGAGGGCCTGACCTATATCTTTGGCTGCGGCCACGTGGGTGCCGCGACGGCGCGCGTGCTCACGGCGGCGGGCTTTACCGTCGTGGCGTGCGACGATCGCCCCGACACGTTGACGCCCGAATGGGTGCCCGGCGTCTGCGACCGACGCCTGGTCGACTACAAGAACCTGGGCGAGCAGTGCCCCATCGGTCCGCGCGACCTGGTGGTCGTCGCCACGGCGGGTCATAAGTCCGATATCGACGTGGTGATTCAGGCCATGCGCGCCAAGCCCGCCTATCTGGGCTGCTTGGGCTCGCGCCGCAAGACGGCCTTTGTGCGCGCCCGCCTGGAGCAGGAGGGCTTTACGCAGGAGCAGATCGATGAGCTGCACCTGCCGATCGGCGTCGCCATCGAGGCCGAAGACCCCGAGGAGATTGCCATCTCCATCGCCGCCGAGATGATCCACCTGCGCCGCACCCAACTCGTCCCCCGCAAGCGCTAA
- the yqeB gene encoding selenium-dependent molybdenum cofactor biosynthesis protein YqeB: MLVYVRGAGDIATGVAARLVRAGVSVVMADIAVPTCIRRTISFCEAIRLGEVQVEGIRARLAQTPAEALAIAQAGDVAVVVDPHAKMLDELKPAAVVDAILAKRNLGTTRDMAPAVIAVGPGFTAPVDCDAVVETMRGHFLGRVITQGSPQPNTGVPGIIAGYGKERVIHSPAAGVFRSDCAIGDIVSAGDVIGYAGDTPMCTQIDGCLRGLLANGVQVTEGFKCADVDPRGDASYINYISDKATSVGGGVLEALAMLTDVFRG, encoded by the coding sequence ATGCTCGTTTATGTTCGCGGCGCCGGCGATATCGCCACGGGCGTCGCCGCTCGCTTGGTGCGCGCTGGCGTGTCGGTTGTCATGGCCGATATCGCGGTTCCCACGTGCATCCGCCGCACGATCAGTTTTTGCGAGGCCATTCGCTTAGGCGAGGTCCAGGTTGAAGGCATTCGCGCTCGCCTGGCGCAGACGCCGGCTGAGGCGCTTGCGATTGCCCAGGCGGGGGATGTTGCCGTCGTGGTGGACCCCCATGCCAAGATGCTCGATGAGCTTAAGCCCGCCGCCGTGGTCGATGCGATTCTCGCCAAGCGCAACCTGGGCACCACGCGCGACATGGCGCCTGCCGTCATCGCCGTGGGGCCGGGCTTCACCGCACCAGTCGATTGCGACGCCGTGGTCGAGACCATGCGCGGGCATTTCCTCGGCCGTGTCATTACCCAAGGCTCGCCCCAGCCCAACACGGGCGTGCCGGGCATTATCGCCGGCTATGGCAAAGAGCGCGTTATCCACAGCCCCGCCGCCGGCGTGTTTCGGTCCGATTGCGCAATCGGCGACATCGTGAGCGCCGGTGACGTGATTGGCTACGCGGGCGATACGCCCATGTGTACGCAGATCGATGGCTGTCTGCGTGGGCTTTTGGCGAACGGCGTGCAGGTGACCGAGGGCTTTAAGTGCGCCGACGTCGATCCGCGCGGCGACGCCAGCTATATCAACTATATTTCGGACAAGGCGACGTCGGTCGGCGGCGGCGTGCTCGAGGCGCTCGCCATGCTCACCGACGTTTTTAGGGGATAG
- the yqeC gene encoding selenium cofactor biosynthesis protein YqeC, producing METVSGDLASALKIEPGITAIIGSGGKSTLLRTLGLELMRAGGRVLLCTTTHMFPVAGVPWDGSSRRLDAAPWRPGALHAPGCTCEACAGLVRGSICQAGVLDPETGKLSSPAEPLDQLAQRFDYVLAEADGSKRLPLKAHAAWEPVIPPGTANVIWVVGASGFGKPVDEVVHRPELFCERCGCKPTDITTPERVAQTLDAELRMLNLNNARIMLNQADTLADPTTADCFEAALDRPIIATSLK from the coding sequence ATGGAAACGGTTAGCGGCGACCTTGCCTCCGCGCTCAAAATCGAGCCGGGCATTACCGCGATTATCGGCAGTGGCGGCAAGTCGACCTTGCTGAGGACGCTGGGCCTTGAGCTCATGCGCGCCGGCGGCCGCGTGCTCCTCTGCACCACCACGCACATGTTTCCCGTCGCCGGCGTGCCGTGGGACGGGTCGAGCCGCCGCTTGGACGCCGCGCCCTGGAGACCGGGGGCTTTGCACGCGCCCGGCTGCACCTGCGAAGCTTGCGCGGGCCTTGTGCGCGGAAGCATCTGCCAGGCGGGTGTCTTGGATCCGGAGACTGGCAAGCTCTCCTCCCCCGCCGAGCCGCTCGACCAGCTGGCGCAGCGCTTTGACTACGTGCTGGCCGAGGCAGATGGCAGCAAGCGGCTCCCGCTCAAGGCGCACGCCGCCTGGGAGCCGGTGATTCCCCCCGGCACGGCCAACGTTATCTGGGTCGTCGGCGCCTCGGGGTTCGGCAAGCCCGTCGACGAGGTCGTCCACCGCCCCGAACTCTTCTGCGAGCGCTGCGGCTGCAAGCCCACCGACATCACTACCCCCGAGCGGGTCGCCCAGACGCTCGATGCCGAGCTGCGGATGCTGAACCTCAACAACGCCCGCATCATGCTCAACCAAGCCGACACGCTGGCCGACCCCACGACGGCAGATTGCTTCGAGGCAGCCCTCGACCGCCCCATCATCGCCACCAGCCTCAAGTAG